A window of the Vicingus serpentipes genome harbors these coding sequences:
- a CDS encoding OmpA family protein: MRRLLVLCILIFSSQLIVGQNIPFDKNNFTDKERLKSALKNIQEGDAFYFSNIYSKALEKFSEANTFNPKNADLNAKIGDCYLRTGEYKKAQLSLEKAYQLNPEMDGYFLYLLGKTYHINNNFKSAIEFYKKAKSKGSNLNSSAIETAGKKIEECEFGKELVASSVKVVITNVGNLINSADHEYVPVITADESEMFFTSRRKNTTGGKRDYLIDDYYEDIYYSKKENETWSEAVNISSPINSEFHDATVGLSIDGQKLFIYRDNAKGDGNILVTERTGNSWSEPEELPNPINSKHQETSACFSYTGKTIYFVSDRPGGYGGKDIYKSDLDEKGKWGNAQNLGATINTPFDEDAIFLHADGKTLYFSSKGHQTMGGYDIFKSVFEKNKWSTPINLGYPINSADDDVCFVLSANGKYGYYTSEKVEGQGKKDIYKLTFEVKDDKPRLTLLKGIVYDSKSKELLSAQIEIFDNTENKLVSTYHSNSVTGKYIVSLPAGHDYGISVRKEGYLFYSQNINIPDTAAFQEIKKDIGLDKIEAGKKVVLMNIFYDYNKSSLRTSSFNELDKVVELLNKNPKMKVELGAHSDSRGSDGYNLKLSQDRAQSCVDYLTSKGIDKVRLNAKGYGESKPIILETEINNLKTEDEKEKAHQQNRRTEFKILEH, from the coding sequence ATGAGAAGGTTATTGGTGTTATGCATATTAATCTTTTCTTCTCAACTTATAGTTGGGCAAAATATTCCTTTTGATAAAAACAACTTCACTGATAAAGAAAGATTGAAAAGTGCTTTAAAAAACATACAAGAAGGAGATGCCTTTTATTTTTCTAATATCTATTCAAAAGCATTAGAAAAGTTTTCGGAAGCAAATACTTTTAACCCTAAAAATGCTGACTTAAACGCTAAAATAGGTGATTGTTATTTGCGCACTGGAGAATATAAAAAAGCACAACTTTCATTAGAAAAAGCATATCAATTAAATCCTGAAATGGATGGATATTTTCTCTATTTATTAGGAAAAACTTATCATATAAATAACAACTTTAAAAGTGCTATAGAGTTCTATAAAAAAGCAAAATCAAAAGGGTCAAACTTAAATTCATCTGCTATAGAAACAGCAGGTAAAAAAATAGAAGAATGTGAATTTGGAAAAGAGTTAGTGGCTTCATCTGTTAAAGTTGTAATTACAAATGTTGGCAACCTTATTAATAGTGCTGATCATGAATATGTTCCTGTAATTACTGCTGATGAATCGGAAATGTTTTTTACTTCTAGAAGAAAAAATACTACAGGAGGAAAAAGAGATTACTTAATTGACGACTACTACGAAGATATTTATTATTCAAAAAAAGAAAATGAGACTTGGAGTGAAGCTGTAAATATAAGCTCTCCAATTAATAGTGAATTTCATGATGCAACAGTTGGATTATCAATAGATGGACAGAAATTATTTATTTACAGAGACAATGCTAAAGGAGATGGAAATATCTTGGTAACAGAACGAACTGGTAATAGCTGGAGTGAACCTGAAGAACTTCCAAACCCAATAAATTCAAAACATCAAGAAACCTCTGCTTGTTTCTCTTATACTGGCAAAACAATTTATTTTGTTAGTGACAGACCAGGTGGATATGGAGGAAAAGACATTTATAAATCAGACTTAGATGAAAAAGGAAAATGGGGGAACGCACAAAACCTTGGAGCAACAATAAATACTCCTTTTGATGAAGACGCTATTTTTTTACATGCTGATGGCAAAACACTTTATTTTAGCTCAAAAGGACACCAAACTATGGGAGGGTATGATATTTTTAAAAGTGTTTTTGAAAAAAATAAATGGTCAACACCAATAAATCTAGGTTATCCTATAAATTCTGCAGATGATGATGTTTGCTTTGTATTATCTGCAAATGGAAAGTATGGTTATTACACTTCCGAAAAAGTAGAAGGACAAGGGAAAAAAGACATTTATAAATTAACTTTTGAAGTAAAAGATGATAAACCAAGACTTACATTATTGAAAGGGATTGTTTACGATAGTAAATCAAAAGAATTATTGAGCGCACAAATAGAAATTTTTGACAATACTGAAAACAAATTAGTTTCTACTTATCATTCAAACAGTGTTACAGGAAAATACATTGTTTCATTACCTGCAGGTCATGATTATGGAATTAGTGTTCGAAAAGAAGGTTATTTATTTTACTCTCAAAACATAAATATACCTGATACAGCAGCATTTCAAGAAATTAAAAAAGACATTGGTTTAGATAAAATTGAAGCTGGAAAGAAAGTGGTGTTAATGAATATTTTTTATGACTACAATAAATCTTCCTTAAGAACATCTTCTTTTAATGAATTAGATAAAGTTGTGGAATTATTAAACAAAAACCCTAAAATGAAAGTAGAACTAGGCGCACATTCTGATTCTAGAGGAAGCGATGGATATAATTTAAAACTGTCGCAAGACAGAGCTCAATCTTGTGTTGATTATTTAACCTCTAAAGGAATAGACAAAGTAAGACTAAACGCAAAAGGCTATGGGGAATCTAAACCAATAATTTTAGAAACCGAAATTAATAACCTTAAAACCGAAGATGAAAAAGAAAAAGCTCATCAACAAAACCGACGAACCGAATTTAAAATATTAGAACATTAA
- a CDS encoding PorP/SprF family type IX secretion system membrane protein — translation MKVKHLYIILIFNILSAFSLNAQDIHLTQTNMTPLLVNPANAGAEYEIRGILNYRSQWTSSDAPFKTMMASYDMNFKKGKQSKFGYFAGGIYLFNDKAGTANITTNQANLSIAYHVNLNSKNTLGVGIQGGYFQRSTSTSDLKWGSQFDGYSYNADYSTGEAAGDKFTVGSTDYNTGLVWTYRNDEKYFSGEKIIITSGLSFHHINKPSYENQGLVTDNLYNRWIGHSSATIGLNTKISILPYIFYSYQGEIDEAMFGSNMLYSLKNSSTYTNNIKGMAIGGGAFYRWNDAVILTILAQYSNYMFEFSYDINTSSYSNATGGNGAFELSIQYVYPSPFGGVKSRSRFN, via the coding sequence ATGAAAGTCAAACATCTATATATCATCCTTATTTTTAATATTCTTTCAGCATTCAGTCTAAATGCTCAAGATATTCATTTAACACAAACTAATATGACTCCACTATTAGTTAATCCTGCAAATGCTGGAGCAGAATATGAAATACGCGGAATACTAAATTACCGATCTCAATGGACAAGTTCTGATGCACCATTTAAAACTATGATGGCATCTTACGATATGAATTTTAAAAAAGGAAAACAATCTAAGTTTGGATATTTTGCAGGGGGTATTTATTTATTTAACGACAAAGCCGGCACAGCAAACATTACAACAAATCAAGCAAATTTAAGTATTGCTTACCATGTTAATCTTAATTCAAAAAACACACTTGGTGTTGGTATTCAAGGAGGTTATTTTCAACGCTCTACAAGTACTTCTGATTTAAAATGGGGAAGTCAATTTGATGGTTACTCTTATAACGCTGATTATTCAACTGGAGAAGCTGCAGGAGATAAATTTACTGTTGGTTCTACCGATTATAATACTGGATTAGTTTGGACTTATAGAAATGATGAAAAATATTTTTCTGGTGAAAAAATCATCATAACTTCAGGATTATCTTTTCACCATATAAATAAACCTAGCTATGAAAATCAAGGTTTAGTTACAGATAATCTATATAATAGATGGATTGGACACTCAAGTGCTACAATTGGTTTAAATACTAAAATATCTATACTTCCTTATATTTTTTATTCTTATCAAGGAGAAATTGATGAGGCTATGTTTGGATCTAATATGCTTTATTCTCTAAAAAATTCATCTACATACACCAATAATATTAAAGGAATGGCAATAGGTGGCGGGGCATTTTATAGATGGAATGATGCCGTAATTTTAACCATCCTTGCTCAATACTCTAATTATATGTTTGAGTTTAGTTACGACATAAACACCTCTTCTTACAGCAATGCAACAGGTGGTAACGGAGCTTTTGAACTATCAATACAATATGTTTATCCTAGTCCTTTTGGTGGTGTTAAAAGTAGATCAAGGTTCAATTAA
- a CDS encoding response regulator: MIRVAVAEDNGFLAKAVEEKISFFDDLKFKFRGANGNEFIGKLEQDHNVDVILMDIQMPEKDGISTTEYVKNKFPHIKILMLTVYDDDDNIFNAIQAGADGYLLKETNPEELHKAILDVLEGGAAMTPSVALKTLNILRHPEKMTGDKVQQEEIKLSSRETEILEQLSKGLNYQQIADNLIISPATVRKHIENIYKKLQVHNKMEAVQKAIKHNIIQ; encoded by the coding sequence ATGATAAGAGTAGCAGTAGCAGAAGATAATGGCTTTTTAGCTAAAGCGGTGGAAGAAAAAATTTCTTTTTTTGATGACTTAAAATTTAAGTTTAGAGGAGCAAATGGAAATGAGTTTATAGGTAAGTTGGAACAAGATCATAATGTTGATGTTATTTTAATGGATATTCAAATGCCAGAAAAGGATGGTATTTCAACTACTGAATATGTAAAAAATAAGTTTCCTCACATTAAAATATTAATGCTTACTGTTTATGATGATGATGATAATATTTTTAATGCAATACAAGCAGGAGCAGATGGTTATTTATTAAAAGAAACCAATCCAGAAGAATTGCATAAAGCAATTTTAGATGTTTTAGAGGGAGGGGCTGCTATGACTCCTTCTGTTGCTTTGAAAACGTTAAATATTTTACGTCATCCAGAGAAAATGACAGGAGACAAAGTTCAGCAAGAAGAAATTAAGCTGAGCAGTCGTGAAACAGAAATTTTAGAACAATTGTCAAAAGGACTTAATTACCAGCAAATAGCAGATAATTTAATTATTAGCCCAGCAACAGTTCGTAAGCATATTGAGAATATTTATAAAAAATTACAGGTTCATAACAAAATGGAAGCTGTTCAAAAAGCAATAAAGCATAATATTATACAATAA
- a CDS encoding tetratricopeptide repeat-containing sensor histidine kinase: protein MSAQNYIDSIASSIQNYTEEQQIELLLAIPYDKVVANTSVAEKLYLDALGQAKQLKDKEAEADIYNQLALINAFLGNNDKRLDFNLKAIKIYEATNNKSNAGITYAELGFAMKRRDIDKAIEYMQKGVHLLKEINDEVALNSVYDNYGIVQEIAGNVDSAIYYYNMALDLKRNQNDSIGIPFALGHLSGAYLVKKDYNKSKEYLDESYAIRKKRNDTYGIAECLVLYADFYYAQENYKEALKWFVMCYYEAIPNKYIHLGQYAAEHAAICYEKIGDNLNTVKFLKIQQALKDSLLNESTNNAIAKLEVQFDTEKKEKEIAEQKAEISAQELKVKQRNYMMLVLGLIVLLFFVIASFIYKQQKQKQQRLFEENRLKDQLAQITLQSKLHEERLKISRDLHDNIGAQLTFIISSVDNMKHFFKSADEKLTDKLTDVANFSRTTITQLRDTIWALNKDEISFEDLKSRLYKYIENANLAQEQTVFNFNVELSNNFHLNSIQGVSIYRVVQEAINNAMKYAAATNVSLLITEKNDFLVLSINDDGIGFKMAEIQLGNGLENMKNRASAIHANFAINSTPKEGTEIILEIPIAEFN from the coding sequence ATGTCTGCACAAAATTATATTGACAGTATTGCCTCTTCAATTCAAAATTATACAGAAGAACAGCAAATAGAACTATTATTAGCTATTCCTTATGATAAGGTGGTTGCAAACACTTCTGTTGCCGAAAAACTCTATTTAGACGCATTAGGTCAAGCAAAACAATTAAAGGACAAAGAAGCAGAAGCAGATATTTATAACCAATTGGCTTTAATAAATGCTTTTTTAGGAAATAATGATAAACGATTAGATTTTAATTTAAAAGCCATTAAAATTTATGAAGCTACCAATAACAAATCTAATGCAGGGATAACTTATGCCGAATTAGGTTTTGCAATGAAAAGAAGGGACATTGATAAAGCAATTGAATATATGCAAAAAGGGGTTCATTTATTAAAAGAAATAAATGATGAGGTAGCTTTAAATTCGGTGTACGATAATTATGGTATTGTTCAAGAGATCGCAGGAAATGTTGACTCTGCAATTTATTATTACAATATGGCACTAGATTTAAAAAGAAATCAAAACGATAGCATAGGTATTCCTTTCGCGTTAGGACATTTATCGGGAGCTTATTTAGTTAAAAAAGACTATAATAAATCAAAAGAATACTTAGATGAATCGTATGCTATTCGTAAAAAACGAAACGATACCTATGGGATAGCAGAATGTTTAGTGTTGTATGCTGATTTTTATTATGCTCAAGAAAATTATAAAGAGGCTTTAAAATGGTTTGTAATGTGTTACTATGAAGCCATACCAAATAAATATATTCATTTAGGACAATATGCTGCAGAGCATGCTGCAATTTGTTATGAGAAAATAGGAGATAATTTAAATACGGTCAAATTTTTAAAAATTCAACAAGCATTAAAAGATTCATTGTTAAATGAATCAACAAATAATGCTATTGCAAAATTAGAAGTACAGTTTGACACCGAAAAAAAGGAAAAAGAAATTGCTGAACAAAAAGCAGAAATATCGGCACAAGAGCTAAAGGTGAAGCAACGAAATTACATGATGCTTGTTTTGGGGTTAATCGTATTATTATTTTTTGTTATAGCTTCATTTATATACAAACAGCAAAAACAAAAGCAACAACGACTTTTTGAAGAAAACAGATTAAAAGACCAATTGGCTCAAATTACTTTGCAAAGTAAATTACATGAAGAGCGACTTAAAATATCTAGAGATTTACATGATAATATTGGGGCTCAATTAACTTTTATTATTTCATCAGTTGACAACATGAAACACTTTTTTAAATCGGCTGATGAAAAATTAACAGACAAATTAACTGATGTTGCAAATTTCTCTAGGACAACAATTACTCAATTGAGAGATACCATTTGGGCACTGAATAAAGATGAAATTTCTTTTGAAGATTTAAAGTCTAGATTATACAAGTATATAGAAAATGCTAATCTAGCTCAAGAGCAAACAGTATTTAACTTTAATGTGGAGTTGAGTAATAATTTTCATTTAAACTCAATTCAAGGAGTTAGTATATATCGGGTTGTGCAAGAAGCAATAAATAATGCGATGAAATATGCTGCAGCAACAAATGTTTCTTTATTAATCACTGAAAAGAATGATTTTTTGGTGTTATCAATAAATGATGATGGAATTGGATTTAAAATGGCTGAAATACAATTAGGAAACGGATTGGAGAATATGAAAAATAGAGCTTCTGCTATTCATGCAAATTTCGCTATAAACTCAACACCAAAAGAAGGTACAGAAATTATTTTAGAAATACCTATAGCTGAATTTAATTGA
- the pheS gene encoding phenylalanine--tRNA ligase subunit alpha, translating into MKGKIAELLNEVENFNADNQEQIEAFRIKILGSKGVLKDLFADFKIVPNEQKKEVGQLINELKEKAQEKINELKSNLITTNDKVDDIDLSRPGYPTPLGSRHPISLVRKEIIDIFSRIGFTVSEGPEIEDDWHNFSALNFPPEHPARDMQDTFFVKSDDKEMALRTHTSSVQVRIMENSKPPIRTLSPGRVYRNEAISARAHCFFHQVEGLYIAEKVSFADLKQTLLYFAKEMFGEKTEIRLRPSYFPFTEPSAEMDVSCSVCNSKGCNVCKYTGFLEILGCGMVDPSVLENCGIDSKKYSGFAFGMGVERIAMLKYKVNDLRLYSEGDIRFLEQFKSAF; encoded by the coding sequence ATGAAAGGAAAGATAGCAGAACTCTTAAATGAAGTTGAAAATTTTAATGCCGACAATCAAGAACAAATTGAGGCTTTTAGAATTAAGATATTAGGTAGTAAAGGAGTATTAAAAGACTTGTTTGCTGATTTTAAAATTGTTCCTAATGAGCAAAAAAAAGAAGTAGGGCAGTTAATTAACGAGTTAAAAGAAAAAGCTCAAGAAAAAATTAATGAGTTAAAAAGTAATTTAATAACTACTAATGATAAAGTTGATGATATTGATTTATCTAGACCAGGTTATCCAACACCATTAGGTAGTCGTCACCCAATTTCATTGGTAAGAAAAGAAATAATAGATATTTTTTCTCGAATTGGTTTTACAGTTTCTGAAGGACCAGAAATTGAAGACGATTGGCATAATTTTTCAGCATTGAACTTTCCACCAGAACATCCTGCAAGAGACATGCAAGATACATTCTTTGTTAAGTCTGATGATAAGGAGATGGCATTAAGAACGCATACATCTTCTGTTCAGGTTCGTATTATGGAAAATTCAAAACCTCCAATTAGAACATTGTCGCCAGGAAGAGTTTATCGTAATGAAGCAATTTCTGCTCGTGCGCATTGCTTTTTTCATCAAGTAGAAGGTTTATACATCGCGGAGAAAGTTTCGTTTGCCGATTTAAAACAAACACTATTATACTTTGCAAAAGAAATGTTTGGAGAAAAAACAGAGATAAGATTAAGACCTTCGTATTTCCCATTCACAGAGCCAAGTGCTGAGATGGATGTTTCATGTTCAGTTTGTAATAGTAAAGGGTGCAATGTATGTAAATACACAGGTTTTCTTGAAATTTTAGGCTGTGGAATGGTTGATCCAAGTGTGCTTGAAAATTGTGGAATAGATAGCAAAAAATATTCAGGTTTTGCATTTGGAATGGGAGTTGAGCGTATAGCTATGTTAAAATATAAAGTAAATGATTTGCGCTTGTATTCTGAAGGGGATATTCGATTTTTGGAACAGTTTAAATCAGCTTTTTAA
- a CDS encoding peptidylprolyl isomerase: MLIKKLFYTTLFAVSLLLSGVVVGQNKSKQAKVLISTEFGDIKIALYNETPKHRDNFIKLVKEGMYDGTLFHRVINDFMIQGGDPDSKTAPAGAMLGDGDVGYTIPEEFNSTLIHKKGVLAAAREPDNINPSKASSGCQFYIVEGRTFTRAEIDKMLKGKNARRKEPIVYTEEQYKTYETIGGYPSLDMDYTVFGEVLEGLDVVEKIAVVEKDKRNRPVKDIKMTIKIVKK, encoded by the coding sequence ATGTTGATTAAGAAATTATTTTATACAACCTTATTTGCTGTATCGCTGTTACTTAGCGGAGTTGTGGTTGGTCAGAATAAATCGAAGCAAGCTAAAGTTTTAATTTCAACTGAATTTGGGGATATTAAAATTGCTTTATACAATGAAACTCCTAAACATCGAGACAATTTTATAAAATTAGTAAAAGAAGGTATGTATGATGGCACATTGTTTCATCGAGTTATTAATGATTTTATGATTCAAGGAGGAGATCCTGACTCTAAAACTGCTCCAGCAGGAGCGATGTTGGGTGATGGAGATGTTGGCTATACTATTCCCGAAGAATTTAATTCTACACTTATTCACAAAAAGGGAGTGCTAGCCGCTGCTCGTGAGCCAGACAATATAAATCCCTCAAAAGCATCATCAGGTTGCCAGTTTTATATTGTGGAAGGAAGAACGTTTACAAGAGCAGAAATAGACAAGATGCTAAAAGGTAAAAATGCTCGAAGAAAAGAGCCGATAGTTTATACCGAAGAACAATATAAAACATACGAAACTATTGGGGGCTATCCATCTTTAGATATGGATTATACTGTTTTTGGAGAAGTTTTAGAAGGCTTAGATGTGGTTGAGAAAATTGCTGTGGTTGAAAAAGATAAAAGAAATAGGCCTGTAAAAGATATTAAAATGACTATTAAAATAGTTAAGAAATAA
- a CDS encoding CvpA family protein, translating into MNYFDIIFIIPLLWGAYKGYSKGFVIEIASFIALGLGIWGGVKFSSVSAEYLSQLFDISEKLMPLISFAVTFIVIVIAVFTIAKLLQRVIKMVALGFVNRIAGLLFGCLKFGLILSVVVNLVGVINEQVPFIDKEMQNSSLLYNPIKKVAQIFIPGLKDLHINTDEVTKRILSN; encoded by the coding sequence ATGAATTATTTTGACATCATATTTATCATTCCTTTACTTTGGGGAGCTTACAAGGGCTATTCAAAAGGTTTTGTAATTGAAATTGCATCATTTATTGCATTGGGACTTGGTATTTGGGGTGGAGTAAAATTCTCTTCAGTATCTGCTGAATATTTAAGTCAACTTTTTGATATCTCAGAAAAATTAATGCCTTTAATTTCTTTTGCTGTAACATTTATTGTTATTGTAATAGCTGTATTTACAATCGCAAAACTACTACAAAGGGTTATAAAAATGGTAGCCTTGGGATTTGTAAATCGAATTGCAGGCTTATTGTTTGGTTGTTTAAAATTTGGACTTATTCTAAGTGTTGTAGTTAATTTAGTTGGTGTAATAAACGAGCAAGTTCCTTTTATTGATAAAGAAATGCAAAACTCTTCCCTTTTGTACAATCCAATTAAAAAAGTCGCTCAAATTTTTATTCCCGGATTAAAAGACTTACACATCAATACCGACGAGGTAACTAAAAGAATACTAAGTAATTAA
- a CDS encoding YceI family protein, whose protein sequence is MKKILLSITTLAISCLTVSAHNHGEKKINTKVSSVEWIGKKVTGQHEGTIAIKEGNLSFHDGNLDKGTIVIDMASIAVTDLEGEWADKLKGHLESEDFFNVAKHTSATFTIKKVTAEGNGKSKVSGDLTIKGITHPIEFTSTNEMKDGKFAAFAEVNIDRTLYDIKYGSGKFFEGLGDKMISDEFTIKFKIAAE, encoded by the coding sequence ATGAAAAAGATATTATTAAGTATTACAACTTTAGCTATTAGTTGTTTAACTGTTAGTGCACACAATCATGGTGAAAAGAAAATTAACACAAAAGTAAGTTCTGTTGAATGGATAGGTAAAAAAGTTACTGGCCAACACGAAGGTACAATTGCAATAAAAGAAGGTAATCTTTCTTTTCATGATGGAAATTTAGATAAAGGAACAATTGTAATTGATATGGCAAGTATTGCTGTTACAGATTTAGAAGGAGAATGGGCAGACAAACTAAAAGGCCACTTAGAAAGTGAAGATTTTTTTAATGTTGCAAAACACACTTCAGCAACATTTACTATCAAAAAAGTTACTGCAGAAGGAAATGGTAAATCAAAAGTTTCAGGTGATTTAACTATTAAAGGTATTACTCATCCAATTGAATTTACATCAACTAATGAAATGAAAGATGGAAAATTTGCAGCTTTTGCAGAAGTTAATATAGACAGAACTTTATATGATATTAAATACGGTTCAGGTAAGTTTTTTGAAGGATTAGGAGATAAAATGATTAGTGATGAATTCACAATTAAGTTTAAAATTGCTGCCGAATAG
- a CDS encoding endonuclease yields the protein MKGLFSIICTLFVVSVFGQIPTYYNDVNLTLTGMLLKAELANKITVTHTNELNYSEVWTALQQTDLDLTNPSNVLLLYGYNDGDGDPITDRTRNKNSTGGAVGDWNREHTYAQSLATPGMNTSTPNAGTDAHHLRASDVQMNGNRGNRLFAAGSGNAGNTGLNWYPGDEWKGDVARMMMYMYLRYPSQCLPNNVGVGTSVAIDPAMITLFLDWNAEDTVSAYETNRNNILEGLQGNRNPFIDNPYLATIIWNGTVAQDKWDMTTTITENDLSTNFIVYPNPSSDDVKVKFNENTSKNEELFVYAINGVLVNQFSNEQINTKEIIVKDLPQGIYIFKYKTDKNSIAKKVVIN from the coding sequence ATGAAAGGACTTTTTTCGATAATATGTACACTATTTGTGGTGTCTGTATTTGGTCAGATACCAACTTACTATAACGATGTTAATTTGACTCTTACTGGAATGTTATTAAAAGCCGAACTAGCTAATAAAATTACCGTTACTCACACTAATGAGTTAAATTATTCTGAAGTATGGACGGCTTTACAACAAACAGATTTAGATCTAACTAACCCTAGTAACGTGCTACTTTTATATGGATATAATGATGGTGATGGTGATCCGATTACCGATAGAACTCGAAATAAAAATAGTACAGGAGGAGCTGTAGGCGATTGGAATAGAGAGCATACTTATGCTCAATCTTTAGCTACACCTGGGATGAATACTTCAACTCCAAATGCAGGAACTGATGCCCACCATTTAAGAGCTTCGGATGTGCAAATGAATGGAAATAGAGGGAACCGTTTGTTTGCTGCCGGTTCTGGAAATGCCGGAAATACCGGATTAAATTGGTATCCTGGTGACGAGTGGAAGGGAGATGTTGCTAGAATGATGATGTATATGTATTTGAGATATCCTTCTCAATGTTTGCCAAACAATGTTGGTGTTGGTACTTCTGTAGCAATAGATCCAGCAATGATAACACTTTTTTTGGATTGGAATGCTGAAGATACAGTATCTGCTTATGAAACAAATCGTAATAATATTTTAGAAGGACTACAAGGAAACAGAAACCCTTTTATTGATAATCCTTATTTAGCAACTATTATATGGAACGGAACGGTTGCTCAAGATAAATGGGATATGACAACTACTATTACTGAGAATGATTTGTCAACTAATTTTATTGTTTATCCTAATCCATCATCAGATGATGTAAAAGTGAAGTTTAACGAAAATACTTCCAAAAATGAGGAATTATTTGTTTACGCTATTAATGGGGTGCTGGTTAATCAATTTTCAAATGAGCAAATAAATACCAAAGAAATTATAGTTAAAGATTTACCTCAAGGAATATATATATTTAAGTATAAAACAGACAAAAATTCCATTGCAAAAAAAGTAGTTATAAATTAA
- a CDS encoding peroxiredoxin family protein, which yields MKLTKYFYFFLSLLPLLSCSDETKNSSSLLVEGNWHLELQISEENFLPVDFILNKNDSSFLIDIVNAEEVIKITDIEIKGSKIIFKDPIFNSWFEGKILSPTKINGFWFKEDKNYKIPFKAEYGIKDRFPEPKNLNNHQVNITGKWEVDFSKGTDEHYKAIGQFQQVDNYVTGTFMTETGDYRFLEGNMYNNNLYLSTFDGTHAFLFKASIINGNLEGVFWSGTHWQEPWVAVKNESFELTNPDSLTYIKKGYEGLAFTFPNINGDSISLTDEKYTSKVVIVNIMGPWCPNCKDETKYLVELYNKYNKDGLEVIALSFDKTDDFEKSKESILRVAEFYNAKYDFLIAGSANKINAAQALPMLNQIMSYPTTIFIDRKGKIRKIRTGFYGPGTGNYYTRYTTETNIFIEKLLAEKTD from the coding sequence ATGAAATTAACAAAATATTTTTACTTTTTTTTGTCATTGCTACCACTTTTAAGTTGTTCAGACGAAACTAAAAATTCTTCAAGCCTTCTTGTTGAAGGTAATTGGCATCTAGAATTACAAATATCCGAAGAGAATTTTTTGCCTGTCGATTTCATATTAAATAAAAATGACTCTTCATTTTTAATAGATATTGTAAATGCAGAAGAAGTAATAAAAATTACAGATATAGAAATAAAAGGTTCCAAAATTATTTTTAAAGACCCTATTTTTAATTCATGGTTTGAGGGTAAAATTCTAAGTCCTACTAAAATAAATGGTTTTTGGTTTAAAGAAGATAAAAATTACAAAATACCATTTAAAGCAGAATATGGGATAAAAGACCGTTTTCCTGAACCCAAAAACCTGAATAATCATCAGGTAAATATTACTGGAAAATGGGAGGTCGATTTTAGTAAGGGAACGGATGAACACTACAAAGCAATTGGACAGTTCCAGCAAGTAGATAATTATGTTACAGGAACCTTTATGACAGAAACAGGTGATTATAGATTCTTAGAAGGAAATATGTATAATAACAATTTATACCTTTCTACATTTGATGGTACTCATGCTTTTTTATTTAAAGCTTCAATTATTAATGGTAACTTAGAAGGTGTTTTCTGGTCTGGAACACACTGGCAAGAGCCTTGGGTTGCTGTAAAAAATGAATCTTTTGAATTAACAAACCCCGATTCACTTACATATATAAAAAAAGGTTATGAAGGGTTAGCTTTTACATTCCCAAATATAAATGGCGATAGCATCTCATTAACCGATGAGAAATACACAAGCAAAGTTGTAATAGTTAACATTATGGGGCCTTGGTGTCCAAACTGTAAAGACGAAACTAAATACTTAGTTGAGCTTTACAATAAATACAACAAAGATGGACTTGAGGTAATTGCATTGTCTTTTGATAAAACAGATGATTTTGAGAAATCAAAAGAATCTATTTTAAGGGTAGCAGAATTTTATAACGCTAAATATGATTTTTTAATTGCTGGTTCAGCTAATAAAATTAATGCTGCTCAAGCGCTACCAATGTTAAATCAAATTATGTCATATCCTACCACTATTTTTATAGATAGAAAGGGTAAAATCAGAAAAATTAGAACTGGTTTTTATGGCCCTGGAACTGGAAATTACTATACAAGATATACTACTGAAACTAATATCTTTATTGAAAAATTGTTAGCTGAAAAAACAGATTAA